In Nisaea acidiphila, the DNA window CCATCTGATCCTCGACGAGGTCGGGGACGAGGGGCAGGAGAAGCTGCTCGTCTCGAAGGTGCTGGTGATCGGCGCCGGCGGTCTCGGCTCGCCGCTGCTGCTCTATCTGGCGGCGGCCGGAGTCGGCACGCTCGGGATCGTCGACGACGACGAGGTGGACTTGAGCAACCTGCAACGGCAGATCGCTCATGACTCGAATGCCGTCGGCCTATCGAAAGTCGAGTCCGCGGCCGCATCGGTCGCGCGGATCAATCCGGGGACCCGGGTCGAGAAACATGCCGAGAGGCTGACGGCGGAGAACGCCGCGCGGCTGTTCGAGGGCTACGACCTCATCGCAGACGGCAGCGACAATTTTGCGACCCGCTACCTCGCCAACGACGCCGCCTTTCTCGCCGGCAAACCGCTCGTCTCCGGATCGCTGCTGCGTTTCGAGGGCCAGCTCGCCACTTTCCGCGGCGGCGTCACGGGACACGAGGGCGAACCCTGCTACCGCTGCCTGTTCCCGACCGAGCCCCCACCCGGCATGATCCCGCGCTGCGAGGAAGCCGGCATTCTAGGAGCCGTTGCGGGGGTGATCGGAACCTTGCAGGCCACCGAGGTGATCAAGGAATTGCTTGGCCTCGGCAGCAGCCTGTCCGGTCATCTGCTGATCTATGACGCGCTCGGCCCGACCTTCCGCAAGATGAAGGCCGCGCGAGATCCCGGCTGCGCGCTCTGCGGCACCGATCCCACGATCCGGGACCTTGCCTGAAACCCGCCTTCATTCGGTCGCGATTGGCATGTGTACTTTGCCACAGCAGCGGACGGTAACCGATTGGAAAGAATCAATCCGTTACCATATCCGTTGCGTACGCAATGGCAGAGAAATCACGCCGACAGATTCCGGTTTGATATGGAATCAATGTCGGTCCGGGAGCACGGGACATGGCAGAGGATCAGAAAGAGCATTCGAGAACCGACAATGGCGTCGTCCCGAGCAAGGCCGATCTGCAGGCTACCGGATCTTGGTCCGTGCCGCTCTTCGGGATCGCGCTTGTCGTCTTCCTCATGCTGATCGGAACGATGGTCGCCTCCGGCGACGCCAGCGCCTTCTTCGGCCAGTAAACGGCCCCGGAGCGGTCCGCCCCTAGAAATCCAGTTCGAGGACCCGGTCCGGCGGGCGGTGCCCGTCGACGAAGGTCTTCACATTCACGAT includes these proteins:
- a CDS encoding HesA/MoeB/ThiF family protein; this translates as MELSDEQFQRYARHLILDEVGDEGQEKLLVSKVLVIGAGGLGSPLLLYLAAAGVGTLGIVDDDEVDLSNLQRQIAHDSNAVGLSKVESAAASVARINPGTRVEKHAERLTAENAARLFEGYDLIADGSDNFATRYLANDAAFLAGKPLVSGSLLRFEGQLATFRGGVTGHEGEPCYRCLFPTEPPPGMIPRCEEAGILGAVAGVIGTLQATEVIKELLGLGSSLSGHLLIYDALGPTFRKMKAARDPGCALCGTDPTIRDLA